The Impatiens glandulifera chromosome 8, dImpGla2.1, whole genome shotgun sequence genome includes a window with the following:
- the LOC124912256 gene encoding myosin-binding protein 7-like: protein MDSERLPPRPASSTVRCYDGGGNGGGGVADGSCSLLMHRSYSGTWLRSVERKHYEFNEGNDATISIGDLTFQNVPRIEIENECIALRDMITTQQQSMRNLSVELEAERNASSSAANEAMSMILRLQREKAEVMMENRQFKRYADEKIAHDQQKISAIEELLYKKDQAIQSLSNEVQFYKHRMLSYGLIESESDGDSVPPQFEFPPIYDYPPLKCNKVNQHHVYPEIDYDILDLEYRINQLEKSPRTIHPDGSPRNPRHFRRISTGSPSSVIASSESPRLMTHMRKMENASDLGDDFTSDRIYTIDNGYSETKHVHNNDNDNDFDDECTNTSIDDQEIKKLYMRLYALEADRESMRQAIISMRADDEQFVLLKEIAENLYKDKLPVTRNMIIPVKKKQSLLKRFSFISIFFKWIFSFIFGRKLELRCKYFFGISASSVGLLMLLEKGCRVGRRRYLPSNTNP, encoded by the exons ATGGATTCAGAACGTTTACCTCCACGTCCTGCGTCTTCTACAGTTAGATGTTACGACGGTGGCGGTAATGGTGGTGGAGGTGTAGCTGATGGTAGTTGTTCTTTATTAATGCATAGATCTTATTCAGGAACCTGGCTTCGATCAGTAGAACGAAAACACTACGAATTTAACGAAGGAAACGATGCTACTATTTCGATTGGGGATCTCACATTTCAGAATGTCCCTCGCattgaaattgaaaatgaatGCATTGCATTACGCGATATGATTACAACTCAACAACAATCCATGCGAAACCTTTCTGTTGAATTGGAAGCAGAACGAAACGCTTCATCATCCGCAGCAAACGAAGCAATGTCGATGATTCTCAGGCTACAGAGGGAGAAAGCAGAGGTTATGATGGAAAATCGTCAATTCAAACGTTATGCTGATGAAAAGATTGCTCATGATCAGCAAAAGATTTCTGCTATAGAGGAATTGCTTTACAAGAAAGATCAGGCTATTCAATCTTTAAGCAATGAGGTGCAGTTTTACAAACATAGAATGTTGAGTTACGGACTTATTGAATCTGAATCAGATGGAGATTCTGTTCCTCCTCAATTCGAATTCCCTCCTATTTACGATTATCCACCTCTCAAATGCAATAAAGTTAATCAACATCACGTTTATCCAGAGATTGATTACGATATACTCGATTTGGAATACAGGATTAATCAATTGGAAAAGAGTCCAAGAACAATTCATCCAGATGGATCTCCTAGAAACCCTAGGCATTTCAGAAGAATCTCGACAGGTAGTCCAAGTTCAGTTATCGCTTCTTCCGAATCTCCAAGGTTAATGACTCACATGAGAAAGATGGAGAATGCATCAGATCTTGGAGACGACTTCACTAGCGATAGGATTTATACTATTGACAATGGATATTCGGAAACAAAGCATGTTcataataatgataatgataacgATTTCGATGATGAGTGTACGAATACTAGTATCGATGATCAAGAGATCAAGAAACTTTACATGAGACTTTATGCTCTTGAGGCTGATAGAGAATCAATGAGGCAAGCAATCATTTCTATGAGAGCTGATGATGAACAATTTGTATTATTGAAGGAGATTGCTGAAAATCTCTATAAAGACAAGTTACCTGTTACAAGGAATATGATCATTCCTGTAAAGAAGAAACAATCTCTTCTTAAGAGATTTTCCTTCATCTCCATATTCTTCAAG TGGATTTTTTCGTTCATATTCGGGAGAAAGCTAGAACTTCGCTGCAA GTACTTTTTTGGAATATCGGCTAGTAGTGTGGGACTATTGATGCTTCTTGAGAAGGGTTGTCGGGTTGGACGACGAAGATATTTACCGTCGAATACGAATCCTTGA